The following coding sequences lie in one Silvanigrella aquatica genomic window:
- a CDS encoding alpha/beta fold hydrolase, with product MQRFSFLSQNLSLSYLDSGGEGEILIALHAHMMEAVTFNPLATILQPHWRLISLDQRGHGYSDHASSYTRDDYINDLCLLYKHLKIEKAVILGNSLGGVNAFQFAARYPKFVRGLIIEDIAAEIEDDMSFCLAWQGIFSSKESLENRIGSRFLPYFQDSIRQVECGWRLAFDPSEMMASNRVLCGNHWDDWLASDCPALLLRGNESRITTREQMERMTAQRNNTEYLELNAGHVIHQDNFKNFATASIEFLQKLN from the coding sequence ATGCAACGATTCTCATTTTTATCCCAGAATCTGTCGCTTTCCTATCTTGACTCTGGTGGGGAAGGGGAAATTCTTATTGCTCTACATGCACATATGATGGAAGCTGTTACCTTTAATCCACTTGCAACTATTTTACAGCCTCATTGGCGATTGATTTCTCTAGATCAACGCGGCCATGGATATAGTGATCATGCTTCGTCTTATACCAGAGACGATTATATAAATGACTTATGCTTGCTGTATAAGCATTTAAAAATAGAAAAAGCGGTTATTCTAGGAAATTCATTAGGCGGTGTTAACGCATTTCAATTTGCAGCGCGCTATCCCAAATTTGTACGTGGTTTAATAATAGAGGATATTGCAGCAGAAATTGAAGATGACATGAGTTTTTGCCTTGCATGGCAAGGTATTTTCAGCAGTAAAGAGTCACTTGAAAATCGTATTGGCTCCCGATTTTTACCTTATTTTCAAGATTCTATTCGTCAGGTCGAATGTGGTTGGCGTCTTGCTTTTGACCCGTCGGAAATGATGGCATCAAACCGCGTTCTTTGTGGCAATCATTGGGATGACTGGCTTGCTTCTGATTGTCCTGCATTGCTTTTACGCGGAAACGAAAGTCGCATTACAACGCGGGAGCAAATGGAAAGAATGACTGCCCAACGCAACAATACCGAATATCTAGAATTAAATGCAGGGCATGTTATTCATCAAGATAATTTTAAAAACTTTGCTACCGCATCAATTGAGTTTTTGCAAAAACTCAATTGA
- a CDS encoding TetR/AcrR family transcriptional regulator, whose product MKRTYNIKNRKIQAKQTKERILNSAKRLFEIHGLDGVTIESIANDAEVSVPSVYSLFKSKIGILSAVIDMVIDKEQFEILAQKASRAKTLRSYVKISAQMASQMYNTEKTFMNALRGASSLSPELKKIEKVHEERRYQRQEESLKIIANQNKFKEIINFNKARDILWAFTGRDMFRLLVIERGWELLEYEKWLAESLYQLLKNDFVISIK is encoded by the coding sequence ATGAAAAGAACTTATAATATTAAAAATAGAAAAATACAGGCTAAGCAAACTAAAGAACGCATTCTAAACTCGGCAAAACGGCTTTTCGAAATACATGGCCTTGATGGTGTAACAATAGAATCTATAGCAAATGATGCTGAAGTTTCTGTCCCTTCTGTTTATTCCCTTTTTAAGTCTAAAATTGGTATTTTAAGCGCTGTTATCGACATGGTAATAGATAAAGAACAATTTGAAATTCTCGCTCAAAAAGCAAGTCGGGCAAAAACTTTGCGGAGCTATGTTAAAATATCAGCTCAAATGGCTTCACAAATGTATAATACTGAAAAAACTTTTATGAATGCTTTACGAGGAGCATCTAGTTTAAGCCCTGAACTTAAAAAAATTGAAAAAGTGCATGAAGAAAGACGGTACCAACGTCAGGAAGAAAGTCTTAAAATCATAGCTAATCAAAATAAATTTAAAGAAATAATTAATTTTAATAAAGCAAGAGATATTCTATGGGCTTTTACAGGACGTGATATGTTTCGTTTACTAGTTATTGAACGTGGCTGGGAACTTCTTGAATACGAAAAATGGTTGGCAGAATCTCTTTATCAATTGCTAAAGAATGATTTTGTAATATCAATAAAGTAA
- a CDS encoding class I SAM-dependent methyltransferase, translating into MTHNSYISGAEKSTEDILIYSNTNNLLSRYLAFRDIPFLLNKYVKGKNVLDFGCGLGYSTEFIHNLNYNVTGVDIDQEMLKQSKINFPHIHFHKINNNMSFIESNSFDLIFSSFVLFEISSAEKMVNYFKEWKRLLKENGAIIAITGSEYAYMISKNFLLYNNKYPENENLKSGKIVKALDNNAKIEFSAYYWTENDYKQCVKESGLHLKKFYYPLGKKEEPFQWQDELSSSPYLILVATKNN; encoded by the coding sequence ATGACTCATAATTCTTATATTTCAGGCGCAGAAAAATCAACTGAAGATATTTTAATTTATTCAAATACAAATAACTTACTATCAAGATATTTAGCTTTTAGAGACATTCCATTTCTTTTAAATAAATACGTTAAAGGAAAAAATGTCTTAGATTTTGGTTGTGGTTTAGGATACTCAACTGAATTTATACATAATTTAAATTATAATGTCACTGGTGTTGATATTGATCAGGAAATGTTAAAGCAATCAAAAATAAATTTTCCACATATTCATTTTCATAAAATTAATAATAATATGAGTTTTATTGAGTCCAATTCCTTCGATTTGATTTTTTCAAGTTTTGTCTTATTTGAAATAAGTTCCGCTGAAAAAATGGTAAATTATTTTAAGGAATGGAAAAGACTATTAAAAGAAAATGGGGCTATTATTGCTATAACAGGAAGTGAATATGCCTATATGATTTCAAAAAATTTTCTTCTTTATAATAATAAGTATCCAGAAAATGAAAATTTAAAAAGCGGGAAAATAGTCAAAGCACTTGATAATAATGCTAAAATTGAATTTTCAGCTTATTATTGGACTGAAAATGACTATAAACAATGTGTAAAAGAATCAGGTCTTCATTTAAAAAAATTTTATTATCCTCTGGGAAAAAAAGAAGAACCATTTCAATGGCAGGATGAATTATCAAGCTCGCCCTATTTGATTTTAGTGGCAACTAAAAATAATTAA
- a CDS encoding M15 family metallopeptidase yields MKILRLYFLIFIMISKLSFANDNKTNKFEANISEIPADMKNKMKQFTWHEGCPVLLKDLRYLNLSFFGFDNKVHIGEIIVHKLIAKEVTEIFKELYYNKFQIEKMELMDSFHGDDLAAMKENNTSAFNCRTMTGKKNIFSLHSYGIAIDINTKINPYVYKNMILPENGKSFVDRSLKAPGIIILNDSTYKAFIKRGWKWGGEWKKSQDYQHFEKSELKKIIKK; encoded by the coding sequence ATGAAAATTTTAAGGTTATATTTTCTCATTTTTATAATGATATCAAAATTATCGTTTGCAAATGATAATAAAACAAATAAATTTGAAGCAAATATTTCTGAAATTCCTGCTGACATGAAAAATAAAATGAAACAATTTACTTGGCATGAAGGCTGCCCTGTTTTGCTAAAAGACTTACGCTACTTAAATTTATCATTTTTTGGATTTGATAATAAAGTTCATATTGGTGAAATTATTGTTCATAAATTAATTGCAAAAGAAGTCACAGAAATATTTAAGGAATTGTATTATAATAAATTTCAAATTGAGAAAATGGAGTTAATGGATTCCTTTCATGGTGATGATCTTGCAGCTATGAAGGAAAATAATACTTCTGCTTTTAACTGCAGAACTATGACAGGTAAAAAAAATATTTTCTCATTGCATAGCTATGGCATTGCTATTGATATTAATACAAAAATAAATCCCTATGTCTATAAAAATATGATATTACCAGAGAATGGCAAGTCATTCGTAGATAGAAGTTTAAAGGCACCTGGGATTATTATTTTAAACGATTCGACTTATAAAGCCTTTATAAAAAGAGGCTGGAAATGGGGTGGGGAATGGAAAAAATCTCAGGATTATCAGCACTTCGAAAAGTCAGAATTGAAGAAAATTATTAAAAAATAG
- a CDS encoding alkyl/aryl-sulfatase, whose translation MIDKLNKNQKEASLYTKKKNQEILKYLPFENTQDIESASAFKEAQFPDDKITSDNKIVMDFNRYKFINAEVTAPETVNPSLWRQAKLVNDQALFKVTDSIYQVRNIDLSNITFIRGSTGWIVIDTMTSKETASAALHFINDSLKSKLNLKDKTKVSGIIITHSHVDHFGGIKGLVNEKDVSSKNVEVIAPIGFTEESLSENILAGNVMSRRASYMYGNLIDTGSKGGVGCGLGLATSKGTVTFIEPNVLIDEEIAKVPYVIDGVKVEFLMAEETEAPAEMLFYFPELKAICLSEDVNHTLHNTLTMRGAKVRNPAKWAKAIDNIINLWGHEAQFSFGSHHWPQFGNANVIKHLQTQRNLYKYINDQTLRMANHGLTMHEIAEQFVLPESLAKEFTNRGYYGNLKHNVRATYQFYQGWWDGNPSNYDPLTPEEEAKKYVELIGEEEMLKSAQKAFLKGEYRWTATLTNKLVFANPKNENARYLGADALEQLGYQAESGAVRNYYLTGAKELRYGIQNADETPSTVSPDIMKNMSTEMFFDFIAVHLDPSKIGEENYSFNIRITNNTKPNGYDEYLLNIQNAVLLYWAEKQDSYADGTLVISKNQMKEIFTKFSNFNHILENPNINYVGNQEKFDMFLHSLDTFNFWFPIVEP comes from the coding sequence ATGATAGATAAATTGAATAAAAACCAAAAAGAAGCTTCGCTTTACACAAAGAAAAAAAATCAAGAAATTTTAAAATATCTTCCCTTTGAAAACACCCAAGATATTGAAAGTGCGAGCGCATTCAAAGAAGCTCAATTTCCTGATGATAAAATTACTAGTGATAATAAAATAGTTATGGATTTCAATAGATACAAATTTATCAATGCGGAAGTAACAGCTCCTGAAACTGTAAATCCAAGTTTATGGCGACAAGCAAAATTGGTAAATGATCAAGCCTTGTTCAAGGTTACAGATAGTATTTATCAAGTACGTAATATTGATCTTTCAAATATTACATTTATTCGAGGAAGTACAGGTTGGATAGTTATAGATACCATGACTTCTAAAGAAACAGCGTCAGCCGCATTACATTTTATAAATGATTCCTTAAAAAGTAAATTAAATTTAAAAGACAAAACTAAAGTTTCAGGAATAATTATCACCCATAGTCATGTGGATCATTTTGGTGGCATAAAAGGTCTTGTCAATGAAAAAGATGTTTCCTCCAAAAATGTAGAGGTCATTGCACCTATTGGATTTACAGAAGAATCTTTAAGCGAAAATATTCTTGCTGGTAATGTGATGAGTCGTCGTGCTTCTTATATGTATGGAAACTTGATAGATACGGGCTCTAAAGGAGGAGTGGGCTGTGGATTAGGTTTAGCAACTTCGAAAGGAACTGTTACTTTTATTGAGCCCAATGTCCTTATAGATGAAGAAATTGCTAAAGTACCCTATGTGATTGATGGTGTAAAAGTTGAATTTTTAATGGCTGAAGAAACCGAAGCACCTGCAGAAATGTTATTTTATTTTCCTGAACTTAAAGCGATTTGTTTGTCTGAAGATGTGAATCATACATTACATAATACACTTACCATGCGAGGAGCTAAAGTAAGAAATCCAGCAAAATGGGCTAAAGCCATCGATAATATAATTAATTTATGGGGGCATGAAGCTCAATTTTCATTTGGCAGTCATCATTGGCCACAATTTGGAAATGCCAACGTTATAAAACACCTTCAAACTCAAAGAAATCTATATAAATATATTAATGATCAAACTCTTCGCATGGCAAATCATGGATTAACAATGCATGAAATTGCAGAGCAATTTGTGCTACCTGAGAGTCTTGCCAAAGAGTTTACAAATCGCGGTTATTATGGCAATTTAAAACATAATGTACGCGCCACTTATCAATTTTATCAAGGTTGGTGGGATGGAAATCCTTCTAATTATGATCCTCTCACACCAGAAGAAGAGGCAAAAAAATATGTGGAATTAATTGGTGAAGAAGAAATGCTTAAGAGTGCCCAAAAAGCATTTTTGAAAGGAGAATATCGCTGGACAGCAACTCTTACAAATAAATTAGTTTTTGCAAACCCAAAAAATGAAAATGCAAGATATTTAGGTGCTGATGCTTTAGAGCAACTTGGATATCAAGCAGAATCCGGTGCCGTTCGAAATTATTATTTAACAGGTGCAAAAGAATTACGTTATGGAATTCAAAATGCAGATGAAACTCCAAGCACAGTTTCTCCTGATATTATGAAAAATATGAGCACAGAAATGTTTTTTGATTTTATAGCTGTTCATTTAGATCCTTCCAAAATTGGTGAGGAAAATTATTCATTTAATATACGAATTACAAATAATACAAAACCAAATGGATATGATGAGTATTTGCTCAATATTCAAAATGCAGTATTACTTTATTGGGCAGAAAAACAAGATAGCTATGCCGATGGTACCTTAGTCATATCTAAAAATCAGATGAAAGAAATATTTACAAAATTCTCTAATTTTAATCATATTTTAGAAAATCCGAATATTAATTATGTTGGTAATCAAGAAAAATTTGATATGTTTTTACATAGTCTCGATACATTTAATTTTTGGTTTCCCATAGTTGAACCTTAA
- a CDS encoding substrate-binding periplasmic protein: MKAQILFKIILIIISLSQIKGFCTEITLLADPSFTGEIQETPEKGLGGLGGEIVAKALKAKNIKIKIEWRPWTRAVIESLDNKDNQTFIIPLVRIPEREEKFVWVSKIYNAHTAFITMKHSRRIDTILAAKGATIGVLASSSYRAILVRPENGLKIENIDEVPIDIRNFKKLIGKRIDAWFTINIVAYEAIKTMAKEEHLTVKDFVIGKPTSIQAKYIATTKKTSPQLIKKVRDAVEAFKLTAEYKKIISRIPNSDSK; the protein is encoded by the coding sequence TTGAAAGCTCAAATCCTATTTAAAATTATCCTAATTATTATTTCTCTTTCCCAAATAAAAGGATTTTGTACAGAAATCACGTTACTCGCAGATCCCAGCTTTACTGGAGAAATCCAAGAAACTCCAGAAAAAGGCCTTGGAGGATTAGGAGGAGAAATCGTAGCAAAAGCACTCAAAGCAAAGAATATAAAAATTAAAATTGAATGGAGACCCTGGACAAGAGCGGTTATAGAGTCATTAGACAATAAAGACAATCAGACATTTATTATTCCCTTGGTCAGAATTCCTGAAAGAGAAGAAAAATTTGTTTGGGTCTCAAAAATTTATAATGCCCATACCGCATTCATCACGATGAAACATTCAAGACGTATAGACACCATACTTGCCGCCAAAGGTGCCACTATTGGTGTACTTGCGTCCTCTTCTTATCGAGCAATTCTTGTGCGGCCTGAAAATGGTCTTAAAATTGAAAATATTGATGAAGTGCCTATTGATATTAGAAATTTTAAAAAATTGATTGGCAAAAGAATTGATGCCTGGTTTACTATTAATATTGTTGCTTATGAAGCAATTAAAACCATGGCTAAAGAAGAACATTTAACGGTAAAAGATTTTGTTATTGGAAAACCGACATCTATTCAAGCCAAATATATTGCAACAACCAAAAAAACCTCACCACAATTGATAAAAAAAGTTCGTGATGCTGTTGAAGCATTTAAATTAACAGCTGAGTATAAAAAAATAATCAGTCGAATACCTAATTCAGATTCAAAATAA
- a CDS encoding GNAT family N-acetyltransferase gives MELISNKKIESQSDFIFKEVFKNGLLNKYDVERVHINKYWEVYYGEFHSNYANELTFSLEKNDNSSALSNNLIVRDKNKIIAMFRSEEKEPKVYYMRHAVVEKNYRRQGIYEDYVDKIIKYAYELNYSKIISCFVSANNVAYKIKINKDFYITSLEFHPEFGSVVWITHFLNEELKRAFFYRCGMIEFTRKMFDNSEGNAKKLLGLMQDIRNY, from the coding sequence ATGGAATTGATTTCAAATAAAAAAATAGAATCTCAAAGTGATTTTATTTTCAAGGAAGTTTTTAAAAATGGACTTTTAAATAAATATGATGTCGAACGAGTTCATATAAATAAATACTGGGAAGTATATTATGGAGAATTTCATTCTAATTATGCTAATGAATTAACATTCTCTCTTGAAAAAAATGATAATAGCAGTGCGCTTTCAAATAATTTAATTGTCAGAGACAAAAATAAAATTATTGCCATGTTTCGCAGTGAAGAAAAAGAACCTAAAGTATATTACATGCGTCATGCAGTTGTAGAAAAAAATTATAGGCGTCAAGGTATTTATGAAGACTATGTCGATAAAATTATAAAATATGCTTACGAATTAAATTATTCAAAAATAATAAGTTGCTTTGTTTCAGCTAATAATGTAGCATATAAAATAAAAATTAATAAGGACTTTTATATTACTTCCCTGGAATTTCACCCTGAATTTGGGAGTGTGGTTTGGATTACGCACTTTTTAAATGAAGAACTTAAAAGAGCTTTTTTTTATCGCTGTGGGATGATAGAGTTTACCAGAAAAATGTTTGATAATTCTGAAGGAAACGCGAAAAAGCTTTTAGGACTAATGCAGGATATAAGAAATTATTAA
- a CDS encoding M12 family metallopeptidase, which produces MRYSLVRHQQTCSSEIRMQGGNQKLILNSKKCMKLGTILHELMHSLGFYHEQSRYDRDRYIIVHWDNINTEKIQNFEKKGEFTTRFGENDYDSIMNYSSYGFTQKGNCPIEAKRQHEIGQRKGLSQTDIYGLWLAYGEKSEY; this is translated from the coding sequence ATTCGCTATTCCCTAGTCCGGCACCAGCAGACATGTAGTAGTGAAATTAGGATGCAAGGTGGAAATCAAAAATTAATTTTAAATTCTAAAAAATGTATGAAATTAGGAACTATTTTACATGAATTAATGCACAGCCTAGGATTTTATCATGAGCAAAGTCGTTATGACAGAGACCGTTATATAATAGTACACTGGGATAATATCAATACTGAAAAAATTCAAAATTTTGAAAAAAAAGGCGAATTTACAACGCGATTTGGAGAAAATGATTACGATTCTATTATGAATTATAGCAGTTATGGTTTTACACAAAAAGGGAATTGCCCTATTGAAGCAAAACGTCAGCATGAAATAGGGCAAAGAAAAGGATTAAGTCAAACTGACATTTATGGATTATGGCTTGCTTATGGAGAAAAATCAGAATATTAA